The following coding sequences lie in one Deltaproteobacteria bacterium genomic window:
- the pstC gene encoding phosphate ABC transporter permease subunit PstC — MAKNTKTGKGRRNTERVIRFCFFGVALASITTLFLIALFLFLEGLPIFKEVSVTDFVFGTEWYPTDDPPDFGIFPLIVASLAVTLVSSMISIPLGVLTALYLAERASPRVREWVKPMVELLAALPSVVIGFFGMVIVAPFLQQILDMPTGLNLFNASLMLAFMSIPTICSLSEDAIFGVPMELKEASLALGATHWETIARVTFPAAISGITTAVILGMSRAMGETMVVLMVAGGAAMMPGSLFDPVRPMPASIAAEMGEAPFQSDHYYALFATAIILFLFTLAFNIIAEQISHRYRQVGAATL, encoded by the coding sequence ATGGCAAAAAACACGAAAACAGGAAAAGGCCGGCGAAACACGGAACGGGTCATTCGGTTTTGTTTTTTTGGCGTGGCCCTGGCTTCCATCACCACCCTCTTCCTGATTGCCCTATTCCTGTTTTTGGAGGGCCTACCTATTTTTAAAGAAGTATCGGTGACGGACTTCGTATTCGGGACAGAATGGTATCCAACCGATGACCCACCGGACTTCGGGATTTTTCCCCTGATTGTGGCATCCCTTGCCGTGACATTGGTCTCCTCGATGATATCCATACCATTAGGGGTGTTGACCGCCCTCTATCTCGCGGAGAGGGCGTCTCCGAGGGTTCGGGAGTGGGTAAAACCGATGGTGGAGTTGCTGGCGGCCCTTCCTTCGGTGGTCATCGGATTTTTCGGCATGGTCATTGTGGCGCCCTTTCTTCAGCAGATCCTGGATATGCCCACGGGATTGAATCTCTTCAATGCCTCACTCATGCTGGCCTTTATGTCCATTCCCACCATCTGCAGCCTCTCGGAAGATGCCATTTTCGGCGTTCCTATGGAACTGAAAGAGGCATCTTTGGCCCTGGGCGCCACCCACTGGGAAACCATCGCACGGGTGACTTTCCCGGCAGCCATTTCCGGCATAACCACCGCGGTTATTCTGGGGATGTCACGGGCCATGGGAGAGACCATGGTGGTGCTGATGGTCGCAGGCGGCGCCGCCATGATGCCCGGATCTTTATTTGATCCGGTAAGGCCCATGCCCGCGAGTATCGCTGCAGAGATGGGGGAGGCCCCTTTTCAGAGCGACCATTACTATGCCCTATTCGCCACGGCCATTATATTGTTTCTGTTTACATTGGCCTTTAACATCATTGCCGAGCAGATTTCCCATCGATACCGGCAGGTGGGGGCGGCGACGCTGTGA